In Sporichthya polymorpha DSM 43042, a genomic segment contains:
- a CDS encoding AraC family transcriptional regulator has translation MEARGLTRAATMGPVADLVRRSGGRPDPLFRHLGLSPRLAEEPERLILLRDQLRLIEAAARSVGDDGFGARLSAEVGFSGLGGYARRISRSRTVAEAIARIHTTIAVDLQSATATWVERTGRQIKWCYRVTERVELGRQQNELLALGYQLSMLRGFAGARWKPVRIDLPAARRPVCTAASEAFRCEVVPGEVAGIVFGVPVLSLVNPGRTAPDDGPVEDPVPRTDDLVACAERLLDAALLEGRPTLKDLAERLETTPRTLQRRLAAAGESFDSLLRRTLHRRADELLAAGHSVTSTAVELGYSDTAHFSRAYRSWTGYPPSRGVVRATAR, from the coding sequence ATGGAGGCGCGCGGGCTGACACGGGCGGCGACGATGGGACCCGTCGCGGACCTCGTGCGCCGCAGCGGCGGGCGGCCCGACCCGCTGTTCCGGCACCTCGGCCTCTCGCCGCGGCTCGCGGAGGAGCCGGAGCGGCTGATCCTGCTGCGCGATCAGCTCCGGCTGATCGAGGCAGCCGCGCGGTCCGTGGGCGACGACGGCTTCGGGGCGCGGCTGTCGGCCGAGGTCGGGTTCAGCGGCCTCGGCGGCTACGCGCGCCGCATCTCCCGGAGCCGGACCGTCGCGGAGGCCATCGCCCGGATTCACACCACGATCGCCGTCGACCTGCAGTCCGCCACCGCGACCTGGGTCGAACGGACCGGGCGTCAGATCAAGTGGTGCTACCGCGTGACCGAGCGGGTCGAGCTCGGGCGGCAGCAGAACGAACTGCTCGCGCTCGGGTACCAGCTGAGCATGCTGCGCGGGTTCGCGGGCGCGCGGTGGAAGCCGGTGCGCATCGACCTCCCTGCAGCCCGGCGGCCGGTCTGCACGGCGGCGTCGGAGGCGTTCCGCTGCGAGGTCGTGCCCGGCGAGGTCGCGGGGATCGTCTTCGGTGTCCCCGTGCTGTCCCTGGTCAACCCCGGCCGGACCGCTCCCGACGACGGACCCGTGGAGGACCCGGTGCCCCGGACCGACGACCTCGTCGCCTGCGCGGAGCGACTGCTCGACGCTGCGCTGCTCGAGGGCCGCCCGACGCTCAAGGACCTCGCCGAGCGGCTGGAGACGACGCCGCGGACGTTGCAGCGCCGGCTGGCCGCAGCCGGGGAGTCGTTCGACTCCCTGCTGCGGCGCACGCTCCACCGACGGGCGGACGAGCTGCTGGCGGCCGGCCACAGTGTGACCAGCACGGCCGTCGAGCTCGGTTACTCGGACACCGCGCACTTCTCCCGCGCGTACCGCAGCTGGACGGGGTACCCGCCCAGCCGAGGGGTCGTCAGAGCGACCGCGCGATGA